A window of Campylobacter concisus contains these coding sequences:
- a CDS encoding DNA polymerase III subunit gamma/tau, translated as MQALALKYRPKNFDELIGQEAVSKSLIHALDEGRISHAYLFSGLRGSGKTSSARIFSKALVCEKGPTSKPCEVCPQCIMANESRHMDIIEMDAASHRKIDDIRELIEQTKYAPAMARYKIFIIDEVHMLTKEAFNALLKTLEEPPSYVKFILATTDPLKLPTTVLSRTQHFRFKQISRYSIIKHLEFILSKEGISYEKEALEILARSGGGSLRDTLTLLDQAIIYGANNVTANGVASMLGLLDPEKIEDIITHVLNHDKNAIRVLVSELESYDPEMIIDEILANLKQKFIENDSKISLLVYERFFRILAQAKGMLNVSSDNGFVLMLMLFMMIEALNLQDIDDAINEVISKNNENSTQITEVITQKSQATPAKMQGPYELFLTKIYDRNYDLGEFFKEFVEFSFFNNNELGLIVNAKDENLEYFKKNWKILNEILRTLFGQNAKIVNAKSDEQKAQTKMPKAFLENNEKSELDELDEEISRLNANNVETKNEPKTEIKGELQNEKNNFALMLNKEPKTPEELQRQREQGVLKEANRLFGEPTIES; from the coding sequence TTGCAAGCACTAGCTTTAAAATATCGCCCTAAAAATTTTGACGAGCTCATAGGTCAAGAAGCAGTTAGCAAAAGCCTAATACATGCACTTGACGAGGGTCGCATAAGCCACGCATATCTATTTTCTGGGCTTAGAGGCAGTGGTAAAACTTCAAGTGCTAGGATATTTTCAAAAGCTTTAGTGTGCGAAAAAGGACCTACTTCAAAACCATGTGAAGTATGCCCACAATGCATAATGGCAAATGAGTCAAGACATATGGACATCATCGAAATGGACGCTGCTAGCCACAGAAAGATAGATGACATAAGAGAGCTAATAGAGCAAACAAAATATGCTCCAGCAATGGCAAGATATAAAATTTTTATAATCGATGAAGTGCATATGCTAACCAAAGAGGCATTTAACGCTCTTTTAAAAACACTTGAAGAGCCACCAAGCTATGTAAAATTTATCCTAGCGACGACTGATCCATTAAAACTCCCAACAACGGTGCTTTCAAGAACACAGCATTTTAGGTTTAAGCAAATAAGCAGATACAGCATCATTAAACATCTTGAGTTTATTTTAAGCAAAGAAGGCATTAGCTACGAAAAAGAGGCACTTGAAATTTTAGCAAGAAGTGGCGGAGGGTCGCTAAGAGATACTTTGACGCTTCTTGATCAAGCTATCATTTACGGAGCAAATAATGTCACGGCAAATGGCGTAGCATCGATGTTAGGACTTCTTGATCCAGAAAAGATCGAAGATATAATAACTCATGTTTTAAATCATGATAAAAATGCTATCAGAGTGCTTGTAAGCGAACTTGAAAGCTATGATCCTGAGATGATAATAGATGAAATTTTGGCAAATTTAAAGCAAAAATTTATAGAAAATGACTCAAAAATTTCACTACTTGTTTATGAGAGATTTTTTAGGATTTTGGCACAAGCTAAAGGTATGCTAAATGTAAGTAGCGACAATGGCTTTGTACTAATGCTAATGCTTTTTATGATGATAGAAGCTCTAAATTTACAAGATATCGATGACGCTATTAATGAAGTGATCTCAAAAAATAACGAGAATTCCACTCAAATCACAGAAGTCATCACTCAAAAAAGCCAAGCAACTCCTGCTAAAATGCAAGGTCCATACGAACTCTTCTTAACAAAAATTTATGATAGAAATTACGATCTTGGCGAGTTTTTTAAAGAATTTGTAGAATTTAGCTTCTTTAATAACAATGAGCTTGGACTGATAGTAAATGCAAAAGATGAAAATCTTGAATATTTTAAGAAAAATTGGAAAATTTTAAATGAGATATTGCGTACGCTTTTTGGACAAAATGCGAAGATAGTAAATGCAAAGAGCGATGAGCAAAAAGCACAAACTAAGATGCCTAAAGCCTTTTTAGAAAATAATGAAAAAAGCGAATTAGACGAGCTTGATGAGGAAATTTCAAGACTAAATGCAAATAACGTTGAAACTAAAAATGAGCCAAAAACAGAGATAAAAGGCGAGCTTCAAAACGAGAAAAATAACTTTGCTTTGATGCTAAATAAAGAGCCAAAAACACCAGAAGAGCTTCAAAGGCAAAGAGAACAAGGGGTTCTAAAAGAAGCTAATAGACTTTTTGGCGAGCCAACGATTGAGAGCTAA
- a CDS encoding heavy metal translocating P-type ATPase: MPQSRCAHCRLKFDENVMISNESGLKFCCVGCKSVYEILNENGLSEFYERLGKNTLTPASNGANIKNLAVNFSELVTKEGKFSQILFLIDGITCSACIWLLEKALFSLPGVLEVNINSLNQKAAIVFDEQELLIEQIIEKIYAVGYVPKPYATSQKEDELAKKRRKFYTKALVGIFATMNIMWLAIAQYSGYFSGIRGDIKDILSFAQFVLATPVLFYTGSEFFKGAKIAIKNASPNMDLLVITGASITYIYSIYAMFTRSGESYFDSVAMIITFVFIGKFLEILGKKKALETSNFLNDMLLVKVCVLEDGKDILKEPRDVNLGEKIVLRSGERALLDGVVLSGEASVDSSSLTGESLPVTLGVGQEVKSGVICQNGQIIYEAKKIFKNSYLNQLINLLQNAELKKPNIELVVNKIASKFSLSVLTLAFFTFWFWYFKFGFSEAIVTAVSVIVIACPCALALATPVSSVCALGVAFKNRVLFKEAKFFESLAKCDVAVFDKTGTLTKAEFEVSDFFIKESISLDEIYSLALISNHQISVAVAKFLKQKGARKIELKNTNLSVAKGVEAGISGKKFYAGSKRFLVENGISFDEAEENVSFFVGLNGELVAKFYLKDSVKPEAKALIDELKSAGMKVYILSGDVQKVVKNVADELGVSEFRAEMLPETKAKFISKLKEQGKKVLMVGDGINDAAALSLAHVAICMGSGAAISLERSDVVLLDDSLKSLAKAIKISKFTYKTIKQNLLFCLLYNVLALPFAVCGYIIPLFAALFMSLSSLSVILNSLYIARKFKEK; this comes from the coding sequence ATGCCACAAAGTAGATGTGCTCATTGTAGATTAAAATTTGATGAAAACGTGATGATCTCAAATGAAAGTGGACTTAAATTTTGCTGTGTTGGTTGCAAAAGCGTTTATGAAATTTTAAATGAAAATGGGCTTAGCGAGTTTTATGAACGTCTTGGTAAAAATACACTTACACCGGCGAGCAACGGTGCAAATATCAAAAATTTAGCTGTAAATTTTAGCGAGCTTGTGACAAAAGAGGGCAAGTTTAGTCAAATTTTATTTTTAATTGATGGTATCACTTGCTCAGCTTGCATCTGGCTACTTGAAAAGGCACTTTTTAGCTTGCCTGGCGTCTTGGAGGTAAATATCAACTCGCTTAATCAAAAAGCGGCCATTGTTTTTGATGAGCAAGAGCTTTTAATAGAGCAGATAATTGAAAAAATTTATGCCGTTGGCTACGTCCCAAAGCCATATGCTACGAGTCAAAAAGAGGACGAGCTAGCTAAGAAAAGAAGAAAATTTTACACAAAAGCACTAGTTGGTATCTTTGCTACGATGAATATTATGTGGCTAGCTATTGCTCAGTATAGTGGGTATTTTAGTGGCATAAGAGGCGACATAAAAGATATATTAAGCTTTGCGCAGTTTGTATTAGCAACGCCTGTACTTTTTTATACCGGTAGCGAGTTTTTCAAAGGAGCAAAGATAGCCATAAAAAACGCTTCGCCAAATATGGATCTGCTTGTTATCACCGGAGCTAGCATAACATATATCTACTCGATTTATGCGATGTTTACGAGGAGTGGCGAGAGCTATTTTGACTCGGTTGCAATGATCATCACCTTTGTTTTTATCGGTAAATTTTTAGAAATTTTGGGCAAGAAAAAGGCGCTTGAGACTTCAAATTTCTTAAATGATATGCTGCTTGTAAAGGTGTGCGTTTTAGAAGATGGTAAGGATATTTTAAAAGAGCCAAGAGATGTAAATTTGGGCGAAAAGATCGTGCTTAGATCAGGTGAGAGGGCGCTGCTTGATGGAGTAGTGCTTAGTGGCGAGGCAAGCGTGGATAGCTCAAGTCTAACGGGAGAGAGCCTGCCTGTGACCTTGGGAGTGGGGCAAGAGGTAAAAAGTGGCGTCATTTGCCAAAATGGACAAATCATCTACGAAGCAAAGAAAATTTTTAAAAATTCTTATCTAAACCAGCTTATAAATTTGCTCCAAAATGCAGAGCTAAAAAAGCCAAATATCGAGCTAGTAGTCAATAAAATCGCTTCTAAATTTTCTCTTAGCGTGCTGACGTTAGCATTTTTTACATTTTGGTTTTGGTACTTTAAATTTGGCTTTTCAGAAGCTATTGTCACGGCTGTTAGCGTCATCGTGATCGCTTGTCCTTGTGCGCTTGCGCTTGCCACGCCAGTTAGTAGTGTCTGTGCCCTTGGTGTGGCCTTTAAAAATAGAGTACTTTTTAAAGAGGCTAAATTTTTTGAAAGCCTTGCAAAGTGCGATGTGGCAGTATTTGACAAGACCGGTACGCTCACAAAGGCAGAATTTGAGGTTAGTGATTTTTTCATAAAAGAGAGCATAAGCTTAGATGAAATTTATTCGCTAGCTCTTATATCAAATCATCAAATAAGCGTGGCAGTGGCTAAATTTTTAAAGCAAAAAGGCGCAAGGAAAATAGAGCTTAAAAATACAAATTTAAGCGTGGCAAAGGGTGTTGAGGCTGGAATTTCAGGTAAAAAATTTTATGCAGGAAGCAAACGATTTTTAGTCGAAAATGGTATTAGCTTTGATGAAGCTGAAGAAAATGTGAGCTTTTTTGTGGGTCTTAATGGCGAGTTAGTGGCGAAATTTTATCTAAAAGATAGTGTAAAACCTGAAGCAAAGGCTTTGATAGACGAGCTAAAGAGCGCTGGCATGAAAGTATATATCTTAAGTGGCGACGTGCAAAAAGTGGTAAAAAATGTGGCAGATGAGCTTGGCGTGAGTGAGTTTAGAGCAGAGATGTTGCCTGAAACGAAAGCTAAATTTATAAGCAAACTAAAAGAGCAGGGCAAAAAGGTGCTAATGGTAGGAGATGGCATAAACGACGCAGCAGCACTTAGCCTTGCTCATGTTGCCATTTGTATGGGAAGCGGGGCGGCAATAAGCTTAGAAAGAAGCGATGTAGTGCTACTTGATGATAGTTTAAAAAGTCTAGCAAAGGCCATAAAAATCTCAAAATTTACTTACAAAACGATAAAGCAAAATTTGCTTTTTTGTCTTCTTTATAATGTTCTTGCTCTGCCATTTGCTGTGTGTGGCTATATCATACCGCTATTTGCTGCGCTTTTTATGTCACTTAGCTCGCTAAGTGTTATCTTAAACTCGCTTTATATTGCTAGAAAATTTAAGGAAAAATAA
- a CDS encoding chemotaxis protein — MTQEELDALMAGRLDDELDNTKEDAGQEVADVKGDTDEVTEVAETIDTKDEPQSKSESNSKNAENYRVSADGVWPPPPPTEDHKMVHQLDDVTRDSEEKATQMFDKLETINNFFMDAESDSNSLKDAINSNIELFTTLSQKFPNIAAFSEALEKNNALLGTVDNIIGNLQMGQDEIMMAMDMMQYQDIHRQKIERVINVMRALSKYMNTLFEGKIDDDKRVSSAVHIAGDTTTENLVSNDDIEALIESLGKK, encoded by the coding sequence ATGACCCAAGAGGAACTTGACGCACTTATGGCAGGTAGGCTAGATGATGAGTTAGATAATACTAAAGAAGATGCTGGCCAAGAGGTTGCGGACGTCAAAGGGGATACGGACGAGGTAACAGAAGTTGCAGAAACAATCGATACTAAAGATGAGCCACAGTCAAAATCAGAAAGTAATTCAAAGAATGCAGAAAACTACAGAGTAAGTGCAGATGGCGTTTGGCCACCACCACCACCAACGGAAGATCACAAAATGGTTCATCAGCTTGATGACGTAACAAGAGATAGCGAAGAAAAAGCTACTCAGATGTTTGATAAGCTTGAGACGATAAATAACTTTTTTATGGACGCTGAGAGCGATTCAAATAGCTTAAAAGATGCGATAAACTCAAACATCGAACTATTTACGACACTAAGTCAGAAATTTCCAAATATTGCCGCATTTAGCGAAGCTTTGGAGAAAAACAACGCACTTCTTGGTACGGTTGATAACATCATCGGGAATTTACAAATGGGACAAGATGAGATCATGATGGCTATGGATATGATGCAGTATCAAGACATCCACAGACAAAAGATTGAGCGTGTTATCAACGTTATGAGAGCACTTAGCAAATATATGAATACCTTGTTTGAAGGTAAAATCGACGATGATAAGCGTGTTAGCTCTGCTGTTCACATCGCTGGTGATACAACGACTGAAAATCTTGTCAGCAACGATGATATCGAAGCCTTGATAGAAAGTTTGGGTAAAAA
- a CDS encoding histidinol-phosphatase, which translates to MTVDLHNHTPLCKHAVGEPREYVQNAIKAGTKYFGFSDHAPMNYDEAYRMSFDEMQGYEDEILHLRDKFSGEIEILLGYEMDFLDGFMDERVFVRKVDYLIGSVHFFNGWAFDNPEFIGGYEGKDLDQIWQEYFDHVERSAKLGKFDIMGHIDLLKLFKFLPKKDVRILAKNAVNAIKEANLVVEINAAGFRKPIGEQYPSLNLLELMAEKDITITFGSDAHAKEDIGKNGEICEQIARDLGYSKCAIFKNRDRELVKF; encoded by the coding sequence ATGACCGTCGATCTTCACAACCATACGCCACTTTGCAAGCACGCAGTTGGCGAGCCAAGAGAGTATGTACAAAATGCCATAAAAGCTGGCACAAAATACTTTGGTTTTAGCGATCATGCACCGATGAACTACGATGAAGCTTACAGAATGAGCTTTGATGAAATGCAAGGCTATGAAGACGAAATTTTACATTTAAGAGATAAATTTAGCGGTGAGATAGAAATTTTGCTTGGCTATGAGATGGACTTTTTAGATGGTTTTATGGATGAGCGAGTTTTTGTTAGAAAGGTTGATTATCTAATAGGCTCTGTGCATTTTTTTAATGGCTGGGCATTTGACAATCCAGAATTTATCGGTGGCTACGAGGGCAAAGACTTGGATCAAATTTGGCAAGAGTATTTTGATCATGTAGAAAGATCGGCTAAGCTTGGCAAATTTGACATTATGGGGCACATCGATCTTTTAAAACTTTTTAAATTTTTGCCAAAAAAGGATGTTAGGATTTTGGCTAAAAATGCAGTAAATGCGATAAAAGAAGCAAATTTAGTTGTTGAGATAAATGCCGCTGGCTTTAGAAAACCTATCGGCGAGCAATATCCAAGCCTGAATTTACTTGAACTAATGGCCGAAAAAGATATAACTATCACCTTTGGCTCAGATGCTCACGCAAAAGAAGATATCGGTAAAAATGGTGAAATTTGCGAGCAAATAGCTAGAGATTTGGGTTATTCAAAGTGTGCAATATTTAAAAATAGAGATAGAGAATTAGTAAAATTTTAG
- the ccoS gene encoding cbb3-type cytochrome oxidase assembly protein CcoS, giving the protein MDSATLAMLVFISVLMGAFLLFGVLWGIKNKQFEDYRKFLDGANLDDEDTLNEAYELELRKKEALKKRAKSNKDKI; this is encoded by the coding sequence ATGGATAGCGCGACACTTGCGATGCTAGTTTTTATCTCAGTTTTGATGGGAGCATTTTTGCTTTTTGGTGTGCTTTGGGGGATAAAAAATAAACAATTTGAGGACTACCGAAAATTTTTAGACGGAGCAAATTTAGATGATGAAGATACACTAAATGAAGCTTACGAGTTAGAGCTTCGCAAAAAAGAAGCTCTAAAAAAAAGAGCAAAATCTAATAAAGATAAAATTTAG
- the glnA gene encoding type I glutamate--ammonia ligase, with translation MGKFVQNIDHFFDFCKENEVKFVDFRFTDLGGAWHSISYNIKAVTKENFINGIPMDASSMHGWQPIDKSDMIMKPEATTAFLDPFTSDITVVVFCDIYDIYKGQIYEKCPRSIAKRAMQYVKDSGLGDEAYFGPENEFFVFDNVKIIDSPNCAMYQVDSEEGEWNDATDFKDSYNTGHRPRRKGGYLMTQPIDSMVDLRAEMMQVLEQVGLEVFLGHHEVAQGQGEIGVKFGNLVEAADNVQIYKYVVRMVAHLNGKTVTFMPKPLYGDNGSGMHVHQSVWKDGKNLFYKEGNYANLSDFARYYIGGVLKHARSVAAFTNPSTNSYKRLIPGFEAPSILTYSSQNRSASIRIPYGSGEKSVRAEMRFPDSTANPYLAFSAMLMAGLDGVKNKYEPVGPMDENLFKLHLDEIRERGIEQLPHTLRGSLEALIRDNEYLKPIMSDLFIDTYQHFKFETQVWPYEARPTAYEFKTCFSC, from the coding sequence ATGGGAAAATTCGTCCAAAATATAGATCATTTTTTTGATTTTTGTAAAGAAAATGAAGTCAAATTTGTAGATTTTAGATTTACTGATTTAGGTGGTGCTTGGCATAGCATTAGCTACAACATAAAAGCTGTTACAAAAGAAAATTTCATAAATGGCATCCCAATGGACGCTAGCTCTATGCATGGCTGGCAACCGATTGATAAGAGCGATATGATAATGAAGCCAGAAGCTACAACTGCATTTTTAGACCCATTTACTTCTGATATTACAGTTGTTGTTTTTTGCGATATCTACGACATTTACAAAGGTCAAATTTATGAGAAATGCCCTCGCTCAATAGCCAAAAGAGCAATGCAGTACGTAAAAGATAGCGGTCTTGGTGACGAGGCATATTTTGGCCCTGAGAATGAATTTTTTGTATTTGACAATGTCAAAATCATCGATAGTCCAAACTGCGCGATGTATCAAGTAGATAGCGAAGAAGGCGAGTGGAACGATGCTACTGACTTCAAAGATAGCTATAACACAGGTCATCGCCCACGCAGAAAAGGCGGTTACTTGATGACTCAGCCAATCGACAGCATGGTAGATCTAAGAGCCGAGATGATGCAAGTTCTAGAGCAAGTTGGTCTTGAAGTCTTTTTAGGACACCACGAAGTCGCTCAAGGACAAGGTGAGATCGGCGTGAAATTTGGCAATCTAGTAGAAGCTGCCGATAATGTTCAAATTTATAAATATGTCGTTCGCATGGTCGCTCACCTAAATGGCAAAACAGTTACATTTATGCCAAAACCACTTTATGGCGATAACGGAAGCGGCATGCACGTGCATCAATCAGTCTGGAAAGATGGTAAAAATTTATTCTATAAAGAGGGCAACTACGCAAATTTAAGTGATTTCGCAAGATACTACATCGGTGGCGTTTTAAAACACGCAAGAAGCGTTGCCGCCTTTACTAACCCAAGCACAAACAGCTACAAACGCCTAATCCCTGGCTTTGAAGCACCATCTATCCTAACATACTCTAGCCAAAACCGCTCAGCAAGTATCCGCATACCTTATGGTTCAGGCGAAAAGTCAGTTAGAGCCGAGATGAGATTTCCAGATAGCACAGCAAACCCTTATCTAGCCTTCTCGGCAATGCTAATGGCGGGCCTTGACGGCGTTAAAAATAAATACGAGCCAGTTGGCCCGATGGATGAAAATTTATTTAAACTTCACCTAGATGAGATCAGAGAGCGCGGCATCGAGCAGCTCCCACACACACTCCGTGGCAGCCTTGAAGCGCTTATCCGCGATAACGAATACCTAAAACCGATAATGAGCGATCTTTTCATAGATACCTATCAACACTTCAAATTTGAAACTCAAGTTTGGCCTTACGAAGCGCGCCCAACCGCTTATGAGTTTAAAACTTGTTTCTCTTGCTAA